One genomic window of Polaromonas sp. SP1 includes the following:
- a CDS encoding flippase-like domain-containing protein, with the protein MSSGDHPANTVAAAPAAGGLPFKRLLLVLGVVATAYAAVLLVWGDSPQTSLALLWSATGAQAAGLCLLNYLLRGLRWRFWMAHYGRHFGAVQGLRLYLAGYAFTPTPGNVGEAVRGLMLARQPLGAAQSLAIFGAERLADLLCLLLLCLPALAWLLRHGAVQSAPALLVGLLAAGALLVILAVALLFLYREKLFARFAWLREAWHCLAVRPWLWFGLTLLAWAAQGLAVWLVCRAMNVHMELLTATGFYAVAMVAGALSALPAGLGGTEAVLTGLLVAQGATPAVALSVTVLVRLLTLWLAVGIGVVALLYSAAIRKEISFR; encoded by the coding sequence GTGAGTTCCGGCGACCATCCCGCCAACACCGTGGCCGCAGCGCCCGCAGCAGGCGGCCTGCCGTTCAAGCGGCTTTTGCTGGTGCTCGGCGTAGTGGCCACGGCGTACGCAGCCGTGCTGCTGGTCTGGGGCGACAGCCCGCAAACCTCACTCGCCTTGCTCTGGTCGGCCACCGGCGCGCAGGCCGCGGGCCTGTGCCTGCTCAATTACCTGCTGCGCGGCCTGCGCTGGCGATTCTGGATGGCGCACTACGGGCGCCACTTCGGCGCGGTGCAGGGCCTGCGCCTTTACCTGGCCGGCTATGCGTTTACGCCTACGCCCGGCAATGTCGGCGAGGCGGTGCGCGGCCTGATGCTGGCGCGCCAGCCGCTGGGCGCGGCGCAAAGCCTGGCCATCTTCGGCGCCGAGCGCCTGGCCGATCTGCTGTGCCTGCTGCTGCTGTGCCTGCCGGCGCTGGCCTGGTTGCTGCGCCACGGCGCGGTGCAGTCGGCGCCCGCCTTGCTGGTGGGGTTGCTGGCGGCCGGTGCTCTGCTGGTGATCCTGGCCGTCGCCTTGCTCTTTCTCTACCGTGAGAAGCTTTTTGCCCGCTTTGCCTGGCTGCGCGAGGCCTGGCATTGCCTGGCGGTGCGGCCCTGGTTGTGGTTCGGCCTCACGCTGCTGGCCTGGGCCGCGCAGGGCCTGGCCGTATGGCTGGTGTGCCGCGCCATGAATGTGCACATGGAGTTGCTGACGGCCACCGGTTTTTATGCCGTGGCCATGGTGGCCGGCGCGCTGTCGGCCTTGCCGGCCGGCCTGGGCGGCACCGAGGCCGTGCTCACGGGCCTGCTGGTGGCGCAGGGCGCCACGCCGGCGGTGGCCTTGTCCGTCACCGTGCTGGTGCGGCTGCTGACGCTGTGGCTGGCCGTGGGCATTGGCGTGGTGGCCTTGCTTTATAGTGCGGCCATCCGCAAGGAAATCAGCTTTCGCTAG
- a CDS encoding decaprenyl-phosphate phosphoribosyltransferase, giving the protein MTSSSSSPLALIRLMRPHQWLKNAFVFAGLVFSQNWQDTALDLRVFYAFAAFCCLSSMVYIINDWHDRANDALHPTKRHRPLASGAVSVPVALVLAALLLFAGLLLAAGNRTLLALLGVYAVLNLAYSWRLKQVPVVDVSIIASGFMLRLLAGTVAVGIPPSRWLLLTGIFVALFLGFSKRKAESFHEEASQRAVMAHYPPALLDTFMAVTMTATLATYSLFATSPEAQLQHGERLLYTVPVVIFGMLRYTYQVHRGRGEDVARDMLRDPWILAAGVLWLAIFLSRRL; this is encoded by the coding sequence ATGACATCTTCGTCCTCCTCACCGCTGGCCTTGATCCGGCTCATGCGGCCGCACCAGTGGCTGAAAAACGCCTTCGTGTTTGCCGGCCTGGTCTTCAGCCAGAACTGGCAGGACACCGCACTGGACCTGCGCGTTTTCTACGCCTTTGCCGCGTTTTGCTGCCTCTCAAGCATGGTCTACATCATCAACGACTGGCACGACCGTGCGAACGACGCGTTGCACCCCACCAAACGCCACCGGCCGCTGGCCAGCGGCGCGGTGTCTGTACCGGTGGCGCTGGTGCTGGCCGCGCTGCTGCTGTTCGCGGGCCTGCTGCTGGCCGCGGGCAACCGAACGCTGCTGGCGCTGCTCGGCGTGTATGCGGTGCTGAATCTCGCCTACTCGTGGCGGCTCAAGCAGGTGCCGGTGGTCGATGTGTCCATCATCGCCTCGGGTTTCATGCTGCGGCTGCTGGCCGGCACTGTGGCCGTTGGCATCCCGCCGTCGCGCTGGCTGCTGCTCACCGGCATTTTTGTGGCGCTGTTCCTCGGGTTTTCCAAACGCAAGGCCGAGAGCTTTCATGAAGAGGCCAGCCAGCGCGCCGTGATGGCGCACTACCCGCCGGCCCTGCTGGACACCTTCATGGCCGTCACCATGACCGCCACGCTGGCCACCTACAGCCTGTTTGCCACCAGCCCCGAGGCGCAGCTGCAGCACGGCGAGCGTTTGCTCTACACCGTGCCGGTGGTGATCTTCGGCATGCTGCGCTACACCTACCAGGTGCACCGCGGCCGTGGCGAAGACGTCGCGCGCGACATGCTGCGCGACCCCTGGATCCTGGCCGCCGGCGTGCTGTGGCTGGCCATCTTCCTGAGCCGCCGTTTGTGA
- the argE gene encoding acetylornithine deacetylase, with protein sequence MSFAPSPTLNPTPSTLPAVSPHALALIQALVRMNTVSDNSNLELIHFVRDELKKLGVASRITTNAGKTKANLFATLGEGKPGGVILSGHTDTVPWDGQDWTLDPLSATVKDGRLYGRGSCDMKGFIGMALAHAGDFIHSQAPFAVHLALSYDEEVGCLGVRELIADMKDAGIKPLACIVGEPTSMVPATAHKGVYRYKCCVRGKEAHSSLTPQSVNAIEMAARVIGKLRDMGEGFEANEPRYEGFDVPFSTTSVGQFHGGIADNVVPRDAEFRYEFRNLPTADAHSMQKEVVAYAERAQPAMKKIAPDAGFSFETICEVPAFLGSAGDAVTQLAQRLAGTKETTLVAFGTEAGLFKDAGIPTVVCGPGSINQAHQPDEFVSLEQLARCQDFMRGLIATRQIA encoded by the coding sequence ATGTCTTTCGCACCCTCCCCCACCCTCAACCCCACGCCCTCAACCCTGCCCGCCGTTTCACCCCACGCCCTGGCCTTGATCCAGGCCCTGGTGCGCATGAACACGGTCAGCGACAACAGCAACCTTGAGCTGATCCATTTTGTGCGGGACGAGCTCAAAAAACTCGGAGTGGCCAGCCGCATCACCACCAATGCCGGCAAAACCAAGGCCAACCTCTTCGCCACGCTGGGCGAGGGCAAACCGGGCGGCGTCATCCTGTCAGGCCACACCGACACCGTGCCCTGGGACGGGCAGGACTGGACGCTGGACCCGCTGTCGGCAACCGTGAAGGACGGCCGGCTTTACGGCCGCGGCAGCTGCGACATGAAGGGTTTTATCGGCATGGCGCTGGCGCACGCCGGGGATTTCATCCACAGCCAGGCGCCGTTTGCGGTGCACCTGGCACTCAGCTATGACGAGGAAGTCGGTTGCCTGGGCGTGCGCGAGCTGATTGCCGACATGAAAGACGCCGGCATCAAGCCGCTGGCCTGCATCGTCGGCGAGCCCACCAGCATGGTGCCGGCCACGGCGCACAAGGGCGTGTACCGCTACAAATGCTGCGTGCGCGGCAAGGAGGCGCACTCCTCACTCACGCCGCAGTCCGTTAACGCCATCGAGATGGCGGCCCGCGTCATCGGCAAGCTGCGCGACATGGGCGAGGGGTTTGAGGCCAACGAGCCGCGTTACGAAGGCTTTGACGTGCCCTTCAGCACCACCAGCGTCGGGCAGTTCCACGGCGGCATTGCCGACAACGTGGTGCCGCGCGACGCCGAGTTCCGTTATGAGTTCCGCAACCTGCCCACCGCCGACGCGCATTCAATGCAAAAAGAGGTCGTAGCCTACGCGGAGCGTGCACAGCCCGCTATGAAAAAGATAGCGCCCGACGCCGGCTTCAGTTTTGAGACGATTTGTGAGGTGCCCGCCTTTTTGGGCTCGGCCGGCGACGCGGTGACGCAACTGGCGCAGCGCCTGGCCGGCACCAAAGAGACCACGCTGGTCGCCTTCGGCACCGAGGCCGGCCTCTTCAAGGACGCCGGCATTCCGACCGTGGTGTGCGGCCCCGGCAGCATCAACCAGGCGCACCAGCCTGATGAATTTGTCAGCCTGGAGCAATTGGCGCGTTGCCAGGACTTCATGCGTGGGCTGATCGCCACGCGGCAGATCGCCTGA
- a CDS encoding ABC transporter substrate-binding protein has translation MKLTRRTFSTAVGASMLGAFNIAHAQTDKIILGQSAPFTGPAAQLGIQFYQGAKVYFDQVNAQGGVGKRLIEIRNLDDGYEPDRCAENTRKLIADDVFALFGYIGTPTSVVALPLATKDKVPFIAPFTGAMALREPFNKYAFHVRASYNDETGLIVKQLTALGLKKIAVFHQNDAYGKAGLDGVVLALGAQNLKPVATATVERNSVDVAKAVSTLVAAGPDAVVQIGAYKACAAFIREARKAGYGGTFYNVSFVGTQALADELGKDGAGVVVSQVMPSPYNTARPIAREFVDAVKAAGKDAQINFSSMEGYVAARVLVDGLKRGGAKISRESLISGLEGMGTQSLGGFSVSFSPTDHVASSFVELSMLTGDGRVRT, from the coding sequence ATGAAACTTACTCGCAGAACCTTCTCCACCGCCGTCGGCGCGTCCATGCTGGGCGCTTTTAACATCGCCCACGCACAGACTGACAAGATCATCCTGGGCCAGTCGGCGCCCTTTACCGGGCCGGCCGCACAGCTGGGCATCCAGTTCTACCAGGGCGCGAAAGTCTATTTCGACCAGGTCAACGCGCAAGGCGGCGTCGGCAAGCGACTGATCGAAATCCGCAACCTCGATGACGGCTATGAGCCTGACCGCTGCGCTGAAAACACCCGCAAGCTGATCGCCGACGATGTATTTGCGCTCTTTGGCTACATCGGTACGCCCACCAGCGTTGTTGCGCTGCCGCTGGCGACGAAGGACAAGGTTCCCTTCATCGCCCCGTTCACCGGCGCCATGGCGCTGCGCGAGCCGTTCAACAAGTACGCCTTCCATGTGCGCGCTTCCTACAACGATGAGACAGGCCTGATCGTCAAGCAGCTGACCGCCCTGGGGCTGAAAAAAATCGCCGTGTTCCACCAGAACGATGCCTACGGCAAAGCCGGCCTGGACGGCGTGGTGCTGGCGCTGGGCGCGCAGAACCTCAAGCCGGTGGCGACGGCGACCGTCGAGCGCAATTCGGTCGATGTGGCCAAGGCCGTGAGCACGCTGGTCGCCGCCGGCCCTGATGCGGTGGTGCAGATCGGCGCCTACAAGGCCTGCGCGGCGTTCATCCGCGAGGCCCGCAAGGCCGGTTACGGCGGCACTTTCTACAACGTCTCTTTTGTCGGCACGCAGGCGCTGGCTGACGAGCTGGGCAAAGACGGCGCAGGCGTGGTGGTGTCGCAGGTTATGCCTTCGCCCTACAACACGGCCCGCCCGATTGCGCGCGAGTTTGTCGACGCCGTGAAGGCCGCGGGCAAGGACGCGCAGATCAACTTCTCCAGCATGGAAGGTTATGTGGCCGCCCGGGTGCTGGTGGACGGCCTCAAGCGAGGCGGCGCCAAGATCAGCCGCGAGTCGCTGATTTCCGGCCTCGAAGGCATGGGCACCCAGTCGCTCGGCGGGTTCTCGGTGTCGTTTTCGCCGACGGACCATGTGGCGTCGAGTTTTGTGGAGCTGTCGATGCTCACAGGTGACGGCCGGGTCAGGACCTGA
- a CDS encoding ABC transporter substrate-binding protein, with translation MTTTKRGMRAVRAAAKITMVAALAVLAATGVKAQDGISKTAITLGQSLAVTGPGTTLATPFGQGARLYFDRVNAGGGINGRKIELTTLDDAGNPETTAANTKKLLDQKVFALFGYYGSPQVTAANPLLKDTDVLLFAPMAGADELRGSLYPNVYSVRPGYSEEAAVITRHAETLGMRKLAILHGKDLESLAALDSAERTMGGLGANLVAKSPLTGGSIATSVDQVLAKKPESVLVISDASGAASAIRDLRTKGFRGPIYGFSTTGESLLAEQLGAAGAGVVVARVTPKSDNAKSVLVRELQADAAAAKLKSNVYMLEGYIAAWTFTEALRKAGKDPTRAKLRKALDTMQDLNLGGFRLHFDGDRVGSKLVELSLIDATGRVRE, from the coding sequence ATGACAACAACAAAACGTGGAATGCGCGCAGTCCGGGCCGCCGCCAAAATCACCATGGTAGCGGCCCTGGCCGTCCTGGCGGCAACAGGGGTCAAGGCGCAGGACGGCATCAGCAAGACGGCCATCACGCTGGGGCAATCGCTGGCCGTCACCGGGCCCGGCACCACGCTGGCCACGCCGTTTGGGCAGGGTGCGCGCCTGTATTTCGACCGCGTCAATGCCGGCGGCGGCATCAACGGCCGCAAGATCGAGCTGACCACGCTGGACGACGCCGGCAACCCTGAAACTACCGCGGCCAACACCAAAAAGCTGCTCGACCAGAAGGTGTTTGCCCTTTTTGGCTACTACGGCTCGCCGCAGGTCACCGCCGCGAATCCGCTGCTCAAAGACACCGATGTGCTGCTGTTTGCCCCCATGGCGGGCGCCGACGAGCTGCGCGGCTCGCTCTACCCCAATGTGTATTCAGTGCGGCCCGGCTATTCGGAAGAAGCCGCGGTCATCACGCGCCACGCCGAGACCTTGGGCATGCGCAAGCTGGCCATCCTGCACGGCAAAGACCTGGAGTCGCTGGCGGCGCTGGACTCGGCCGAGCGCACCATGGGCGGCCTGGGCGCCAATCTGGTGGCCAAGTCGCCGCTGACAGGCGGCAGCATCGCCACCAGCGTCGACCAGGTTCTGGCCAAAAAACCTGAGTCGGTGCTGGTGATCAGCGACGCCTCGGGCGCCGCCAGCGCCATACGCGACCTGCGGACCAAGGGCTTTCGCGGGCCGATCTACGGCTTTTCCACCACCGGCGAAAGCCTGCTGGCCGAGCAGTTGGGCGCGGCCGGCGCCGGTGTGGTGGTGGCGCGGGTCACGCCCAAGTCGGACAACGCCAAAAGCGTCCTGGTGCGCGAGTTGCAGGCAGACGCCGCGGCCGCCAAACTCAAATCCAATGTCTACATGCTCGAAGGCTATATCGCCGCCTGGACTTTCACCGAAGCCCTGCGCAAGGCCGGCAAGGACCCGACCCGCGCCAAGCTGCGCAAGGCGCTGGACACCATGCAGGACCTGAACCTGGGTGGTTTTCGCCTTCACTTTGACGGTGACCGCGTGGGCTCCAAGCTGGTCGAACTCAGCCTCATTGATGCGACAGGGCGGGTGCGGGAGTAA
- a CDS encoding molybdopterin-dependent oxidoreductase encodes MSNTISISPIANPDSQGSSPTQVLGACPHDCPDTCSLLTTVEGGVATRVQGNPDHPHTGGVLCNKVSRYTERTYHPERLLQPLKRSGPKGSGKFEPVSWEAALADIAARLKTIAARDPEAVLPYSYAGTMGQVQGESMAGRFFNKLGASFLDRTICSSAGGEALTQTLGGKVGMRVEFFAESKLIIIWGSNSIGSNLHFWRYAQQAKRNGARLICIDPRKSETAEKCHEHIALLPGTDAALALALMHELITHDWLDHDYIAQHTLGWQGPEGGLRERALQWSPERAAGVCGVPAEQIRALAREYGECMVNKQPAAIRLNYGMQRVRGGGNAARAIACLPALTGAWRHRAGGVLLSSSGLFPVDRAALQRPDLLKGRQPRTINMSTIGNALLEPASKQFGPKIEAVIVYNSNPVAVAPESGKVVKGFAREDLFTVVLEHFQTDTADYADYILPATTQLEHWDIHSAYGHTDVLLNRPAIAPMGNAKTNTQIFRELAAHMGYTEPCFADSDEQLCRATFGDKVNFQQLLDTGFTTLALPDAPFADGNFPTASGRCEFFSERLAAAGMGGLPDHLPNHEAAGTSAKFPLAMISPPARNFLNSTFVNVKSLRDIETEPLLEIHSDDAALRGITSGAIVKVFNERGEYRVKAEVSARARPGVVHGMGIWWRKLGLDGTNVNELTSQHLTDMGRGPVFYDCLVQVQREAGAA; translated from the coding sequence ATGAGCAATACCATCAGCATCTCCCCTATCGCTAACCCTGATAGTCAGGGATCAAGCCCCACACAGGTGCTTGGCGCCTGCCCCCACGACTGCCCCGACACCTGCTCGCTGCTGACCACGGTGGAAGGCGGCGTCGCCACCCGCGTGCAGGGCAACCCGGACCACCCCCATACCGGCGGCGTGCTGTGCAACAAGGTCTCGCGCTACACCGAACGCACCTACCACCCCGAGCGCCTGCTGCAGCCGCTCAAGCGCAGCGGCCCCAAAGGCAGCGGGAAGTTCGAGCCGGTGAGCTGGGAGGCGGCGCTGGCCGACATCGCGGCGCGCCTCAAAACCATCGCCGCGCGCGACCCCGAAGCCGTCCTGCCCTACAGCTATGCCGGCACCATGGGCCAGGTGCAGGGCGAAAGCATGGCGGGGCGTTTTTTCAACAAGCTGGGCGCCTCCTTTCTCGACCGCACGATCTGCTCGTCGGCCGGCGGCGAGGCGCTGACGCAAACGCTGGGCGGCAAGGTCGGCATGCGGGTCGAGTTTTTTGCCGAGTCCAAGCTCATCATCATCTGGGGCAGCAACTCCATCGGCAGCAACCTGCACTTCTGGCGCTATGCGCAGCAGGCCAAACGCAACGGCGCCCGGCTGATCTGCATAGACCCGCGCAAAAGCGAGACCGCCGAAAAATGCCATGAACACATCGCCCTGCTGCCCGGCACCGACGCGGCGCTGGCGCTGGCGCTGATGCACGAGCTGATCACCCACGACTGGCTGGACCACGACTACATCGCGCAGCACACGCTGGGCTGGCAGGGCCCCGAAGGCGGCCTGCGCGAACGCGCGCTGCAGTGGAGCCCCGAGCGCGCCGCTGGTGTCTGCGGCGTGCCGGCGGAGCAAATCCGCGCGCTGGCCCGCGAATACGGCGAATGCATGGTCAACAAACAGCCCGCCGCCATTCGCCTGAACTACGGCATGCAACGCGTGCGCGGCGGCGGCAACGCGGCGCGCGCCATCGCCTGCCTGCCGGCGCTGACGGGCGCGTGGCGGCACCGCGCCGGCGGCGTGCTGCTCAGCAGCTCAGGCCTGTTCCCGGTCGACCGGGCCGCGCTGCAGCGGCCTGACCTGCTCAAGGGCCGCCAGCCGCGCACCATCAACATGAGCACCATCGGCAACGCCCTGCTGGAGCCGGCATCGAAGCAGTTCGGCCCCAAGATCGAAGCGGTGATCGTCTACAACAGCAACCCGGTGGCCGTCGCGCCTGAATCGGGCAAGGTGGTGAAGGGCTTTGCGCGCGAAGACCTTTTCACCGTGGTGCTGGAGCATTTCCAGACCGACACGGCCGACTACGCGGACTACATCCTGCCGGCCACCACCCAGCTGGAGCACTGGGATATTCACAGCGCCTACGGCCACACTGACGTGCTGCTGAATCGCCCGGCCATCGCGCCCATGGGCAATGCCAAGACCAACACGCAGATCTTCCGCGAGCTCGCTGCCCACATGGGCTACACCGAGCCCTGCTTTGCCGACAGCGACGAGCAGCTGTGCCGCGCGACCTTTGGCGACAAGGTCAACTTCCAGCAACTGCTGGACACCGGCTTTACCACGCTGGCGCTGCCCGATGCGCCGTTTGCCGACGGCAACTTCCCGACTGCCTCCGGCCGCTGCGAGTTCTTCAGCGAGCGCCTGGCCGCGGCCGGCATGGGCGGCCTGCCCGACCACCTGCCCAACCATGAGGCGGCCGGCACGTCGGCGAAATTCCCGCTGGCCATGATCTCGCCGCCGGCGCGCAATTTCCTCAACTCCACCTTCGTCAACGTGAAAAGCCTGCGCGACATCGAAACCGAGCCGCTGCTGGAAATCCACAGCGACGATGCCGCGCTGCGCGGCATCACCAGCGGCGCCATCGTCAAGGTGTTCAATGAACGCGGCGAATACCGGGTCAAGGCCGAGGTCTCGGCGCGGGCGCGCCCGGGTGTGGTCCACGGCATGGGCATCTGGTGGCGCAAGCTGGGCCTGGACGGCACCAACGTCAACGAACTCACCAGCCAGCACCTGACCGACATGGGCCGCGGCCCGGTGTTTTATGACTGCCTGGTGCAAGTGCAGCGCGAAGCCGGGGCTGCCTGA
- a CDS encoding aminopeptidase: MLGLGGCADLGYYWQSVSGHLQMINAARPVDELLGDAHASGQLKARLALAQRIRNFAVTELKLPDNPSYRRYADLQRSAVVWNVVAAPEFSLTLKTWCFPVTGCVGYRGYFNEAEARAEAEQLKADGLEVSVYGVPAYSTLGWMNWAGGDPLLSTFIGYPEGELARLIFHELSHQVVYVKDDTMFNESFATAVERLGGQRWLDSEALRGNEKARQDYAVFDGRRRQFRALALATRRELAAVYEQNTAPAQAIPGQAAMKSIAMQRFRDEYAKLKASWGGFAGYDPWVARANNAAFGAQAAYDELVPGFEALFEREGRDWQRFYDAVKRLAGLPREERRKALQTTNTNNTDNNTETPNG, from the coding sequence ATGCTGGGCCTGGGCGGCTGTGCGGACCTGGGCTACTACTGGCAGTCCGTCAGCGGCCACCTGCAGATGATCAACGCGGCGCGCCCGGTCGATGAGTTGCTGGGCGACGCCCACGCATCCGGGCAGCTCAAGGCCCGGCTGGCGCTGGCGCAGCGCATCCGCAACTTTGCGGTGACGGAGCTCAAGCTGCCCGACAACCCCAGCTACCGCCGTTACGCCGACCTGCAGCGCAGCGCCGTGGTGTGGAACGTGGTGGCCGCGCCCGAGTTTTCGCTCACGCTCAAGACCTGGTGTTTTCCCGTCACCGGCTGCGTCGGCTACCGCGGCTACTTCAACGAAGCCGAGGCGCGCGCCGAGGCTGAGCAACTCAAGGCCGATGGCCTGGAAGTCAGCGTCTACGGCGTGCCGGCCTATTCCACGCTGGGCTGGATGAACTGGGCCGGCGGCGACCCGCTGCTCAGCACCTTCATCGGCTACCCCGAGGGCGAGCTGGCGCGGCTGATCTTTCATGAGCTCTCGCACCAGGTGGTCTACGTCAAGGACGACACCATGTTCAACGAGTCCTTCGCCACCGCCGTTGAACGCCTGGGCGGCCAGCGCTGGCTGGACAGCGAGGCCTTGCGCGGCAACGAAAAGGCCCGCCAGGACTACGCCGTGTTCGACGGGCGGCGCCGGCAGTTCCGCGCACTGGCGCTGGCCACGCGGCGCGAGCTGGCCGCGGTTTATGAACAAAATACGGCTCCAGCCCAGGCAATTCCTGGGCAAGCAGCTATGAAATCGATAGCAATGCAGCGGTTTCGCGACGAGTACGCGAAGCTCAAGGCCTCGTGGGGCGGCTTTGCCGGCTACGACCCCTGGGTGGCGCGCGCCAACAACGCGGCCTTTGGCGCGCAGGCCGCCTATGATGAACTGGTGCCCGGCTTTGAGGCGCTGTTCGAGCGCGAAGGCCGCGACTGGCAACGGTTTTATGATGCGGTGAAAAGACTGGCCGGCCTGCCCAGGGAAGAGCGGCGCAAGGCACTGCAAACGACCAACACCAACAACACCGACAACAACACGGAGACACCGAATGGCTGA
- a CDS encoding polyhydroxyalkanoic acid system family protein: MADIHIQREHTLGLLEARKIAFKWAEQVEEKFDMECTYEEGKTEDLVSFSRSGVSGTLAVTKDSFDLNAKLGFLLGAFKDKIEGEIVKNLDTLIAKKPAAKKAAAKKKAA, encoded by the coding sequence ATGGCTGACATCCACATCCAGCGCGAACACACCCTGGGCCTTCTTGAAGCACGCAAGATCGCCTTCAAGTGGGCCGAGCAGGTCGAAGAAAAGTTCGACATGGAGTGCACGTATGAAGAGGGCAAGACCGAAGACCTGGTGAGCTTCAGCCGCTCGGGCGTCAGCGGCACGCTGGCGGTCACCAAGGACAGCTTCGACCTCAACGCCAAACTCGGCTTCCTGCTGGGCGCCTTCAAGGACAAGATCGAAGGCGAGATCGTGAAGAACCTGGACACGCTGATTGCGAAAAAGCCCGCGGCCAAAAAAGCCGCCGCCAAAAAGAAGGCCGCCTGA
- a CDS encoding LysR family transcriptional regulator codes for MSYNLARFDLVSVRLAVACAQTGSLTAAARGSHLALAAASRRIRELEDALGEALFERHPRGLLPTAAGRVFVKHGLTLLQTMEQLGGELADLRRGIARHIRLCASSAAISQFLPPLLARYGELHPQVHIDLEEQVSEAVAATLREGRADVAVFVEGPDTTGLDTRLFREDELVLILPAGHMLAGKTPLAFVDALDEEWISLTAGAAMLQKQQQAALAANRPLKLRMQVRSFDAVCHMVASGLGVAILPKAATLPMVKSMKLSWRPLADAWASRRLLTATMAGQPDAGVASLVDFLSPPSQNAKPRASKRK; via the coding sequence GTGAGCTACAACCTCGCCCGTTTTGACCTGGTGTCGGTGCGCCTGGCGGTCGCTTGCGCGCAAACCGGCAGCCTGACCGCCGCGGCGCGCGGTTCGCACCTGGCGCTGGCCGCGGCCAGCCGGCGCATCCGCGAGCTGGAAGACGCGCTGGGCGAAGCGCTGTTTGAGCGCCACCCGCGCGGCCTGTTGCCCACCGCGGCCGGGCGCGTGTTCGTCAAGCACGGCCTTACGCTGCTGCAGACCATGGAGCAACTGGGCGGCGAGCTGGCCGACCTGCGGCGCGGCATCGCGCGCCACATCCGCCTGTGTGCCAGCAGCGCCGCCATCAGCCAGTTCTTGCCGCCGCTGCTGGCGCGCTATGGCGAGCTGCATCCGCAGGTGCACATCGACCTGGAAGAGCAGGTGTCGGAAGCCGTGGCGGCCACGCTGCGCGAAGGCCGGGCCGACGTGGCGGTGTTTGTGGAAGGGCCCGACACCACGGGGCTGGATACACGGCTCTTTCGCGAAGACGAGCTCGTGCTGATCCTGCCGGCAGGCCACATGCTGGCGGGCAAGACGCCGCTGGCCTTTGTCGATGCGCTCGATGAAGAATGGATCAGCCTGACCGCCGGCGCCGCCATGCTGCAAAAACAGCAACAAGCCGCACTGGCCGCCAACCGGCCGCTCAAGCTGCGCATGCAGGTGCGCAGCTTTGACGCCGTGTGCCACATGGTGGCCTCGGGCCTGGGCGTGGCCATCCTGCCCAAGGCCGCGACACTGCCCATGGTCAAAAGCATGAAGCTCAGCTGGCGGCCACTGGCCGACGCCTGGGCCAGCCGCCGCCTGCTGACGGCCACCATGGCGGGCCAGCCGGATGCGGGCGTTGCCTCGTTAGTGGATTTTTTGTCCCCGCCTTCGCAAAACGCGAAACCCAGGGCCTCAAAGCGCAAATAG